The Plasmodium malariae genome assembly, chromosome: 3 genome window below encodes:
- the PmUG01_03028500 gene encoding PelOta protein homologue, putative, which produces MTISLLLEEDDDLWHLYNLVSMNDEIEAFTSRKVYKEIGNNSYVTEIKKMVLILCITKIDFDSVNNNLRVSGKNVKTNDFVKIGQYHTFDIGINEKIKIVKKNWDNIYKEKLEECTNIKKCAEIGILLIDCGHANMYLLTEYLYKNIFTVNKIIHKKKEKKHNNNSLYKKSLEKFFSDVLNNLYQNINFEKMKCIVFGGPGFYKNDFFDYIYEKSDVKNNKEILSIKHKIIIVKTSSIYKNSLNEILNDECMKKKILNMKVVSHVNILNKFYKIFEKNEEKVCYGYNELNYAASVNAIDSLLITDKTFRNCDVNRRKEYVKMIENVKKFGGSVYIFSDNHTSGEQLNALSGIAAILKFPIFFENSTEQHDNNNKHEGDEYEDELTLEQCPWGHVQKREDAHTCNDFM; this is translated from the coding sequence ATGACTATATCCCTCCTTTTGGAGGAAGATGATGATTTATGGCACTTGTATAATTTAGTAAGCATGAATGACGAAATAGAGGCTTTCACTTCAAGAAAAGTTTATAAAGAGATAGGAAACAATTCATATGTTACagaaataaagaagatggtgttaattttatgtattactAAAATAGATTTCGATTCAGTAAATAATAACCTGAGGGTGTCAggtaaaaatgtgaaaaccAATGACTTTGTTAAAATAGGTCAATACCACACTTTCGATATAGGTATaaatgagaaaataaaaatcgtaaaaaagaattgggataatatatataaagagaaattagaagaatgtacaaatataaaaaagtgtGCAGAAATTGGTATTTTGTTAATTGACTGTGGTCATGCAAATATGTACTTACTTAcagaatatttatataaaaatatatttacagttaataaaataattcataaaaaaaaagaaaaaaaacataacaacaattctttatataaaaaatcattaGAAAAATTCTTTAGTGATgtgttaaataatttatatcaaaatataaattttgaaaaaatgaaatgtatTGTCTTCGGTGGTCCaggtttttataaaaatgatttctttgattatatatatgaaaaatcggatgtaaaaaataataaagaaatattaagcattaagcataaaataattattgtaaAGACTTctagtatttataaaaattctttaaacgaaattttaaatgatgaatgtatgaagaaaaaaatacttaatatGAAAGTTGTATCTCATGTTAATATTCTTAacaaattttacaaaatatttgaaaaaaacgAAGAAAAAGTATGTTACGgatataatgaattaaattatgCTGCCTCTGTTAATGCAATCGATTCGTTATTAATAACTGATAAGACATTTAGAAATTGCGATGTGAATCGTAGAAAAGAATATGTTAAAATGATTGAAAAcgttaaaaaatttggaGGAAGTGTCTATATATTTTCTGATAATCATACATCAGGCGAACAGTTAAATGCCTTGTCAGGTATAGCAGCTATTTTGAaatttcccattttttttgaaaacagTACGGAGCAacatgataataataataaacatgAGGGGGACGAATATGAGGACGAGCTAACTTTAGAGCAATGCCCGTGGGGGCATGTACAGAAGAGGGAGGATGCCCACACGTGCAATGATTTTATGTGa
- the PmUG01_03028400 gene encoding conserved Plasmodium protein, unknown function — protein sequence MKEKMYDKNDRVIKKHKVKTKHNHNRHRSHLNEKKRKGAEKKKCKTKNNDGNDDSDDSDDSDCDHCDPDVAANKYVRKDNEKNISRRKLKEKYKQGTNIYTANSNSRSRSNNNSRSSNVARKKHDVSYNSFDYFSKDIFENKLSPNYINEEKMKYEKDVFEKAYGLTLYNDISYDKFLFEKRKEDEKVDNNSEQQISRKNYECYSCKAKNVYSNVQCYKCKKLRKA from the coding sequence atgaaagaaaaaatgtacgATAAAAATGACAGAGTTATAAAAAAGCACaaagtaaaaacaaaacacAATCATAATCGGCATCGTAGCCAtcttaatgaaaaaaaaaggaaaggtgcagaaaaaaaaaaatgtaaaacaaaaaataatgatggTAACGATGATAGCGATGATAGCGATGATAGCGATTGTGACCACTGTGACCCTGATGTGGCAGCGAACAAATACGTTCGTAaggataatgaaaaaaacatatcaagaagaaaattaaaagaaaaatataagcaaggcacaaatatatataccgCGAACAGTAATAGTAGGAGTAggagtaataataacagccGCAGCAGCAATGTTGCAAGGAAGAAACACGATGTGTCTTATAATTCGTTTGACTATTTTAGTAAAGATATTTTCGAAAATAAATTATCcccaaattatattaatgaagagaaaatgaaatatgaaaaggaTGTTTTTGAAAAAGCATATGGCTTAACGTTATATAACGATATAAGTTACGAtaagtttttatttgaaaaacgTAAGGAGGATGAAAAAGTTGACAATAACTCTGAACAACAGATAAGTAGAAAGAACTATGAATGCTATAGTTGTAAAGCTAAAAATGTGTACTCAAATGTACAGTGTTACAAATGTAAAAAGCTCAGGAAGGCATAG